Proteins encoded in a region of the Mercenaria mercenaria strain notata chromosome 1, MADL_Memer_1, whole genome shotgun sequence genome:
- the LOC123533401 gene encoding peroxiredoxin-5, mitochondrial-like — protein MLVMNTTRGFSQACRLVSQSGFTRGFRTGHSAVMAPIKVGDSLPNVDLFEGNPGNKVNTKEAFGKGKHVIISVVGAFTPTCQVDHMPTFVTDYDKLKAKGVDSINCFAVNDPFVMEAFGKALNADGKVRFLADTTAEFTNALDLSLDLTAILGNIRSQRFAMVVQDGKVTGINVESDSTKAACSKSSDIFNLL, from the exons ATGTTAGTTATGAACACCACAAGGGGATTTTCCCAGGCTTGCCGTCTTGTCAGTCAAAGTGGCTTCACACGTGGCTTTCGGACAGGTCATTCTGCAGTTATGGCGCCAATCAAG GTTGGAGATTCACTTCCAAATGTTGATTTGTTTGAGGGAAACCCGGGAAACAAAGTTAATACAAAAGAGGCATTTGGCAAAGGCAAGCATGTGATTATATCTGTTGTTGGGGCTTTCACCCCAACCTGCCAAGTG GACCATATGCCAACATTTGTGACAGACTATGATAAACTAAAGGCAAAGGGAGTGGACTCTATCAACTGTTTTGCTGTCAATGACCCTTTTGTGATGGAAGCCTTTGGCAAGGCTTTAAATGCAGACGGCAAA gTGAGATTCCTAGCGGATACAACAGCAGAATTTACAAAT GCTTTAGACCTGTcccttgatttgacagcaattcTTGGAAATATACGAAGTCAAAG ATTTGCAATGGTTGTGCAAGATGGGAAGGTGACCGGTATTAATGTTGAAAGTGACAGCACGAAAGCTGCATGCAGCAAAAGTTCCGACATCTTTAATCTCTTATAA